In Ovis aries strain OAR_USU_Benz2616 breed Rambouillet chromosome 14, ARS-UI_Ramb_v3.0, whole genome shotgun sequence, a single genomic region encodes these proteins:
- the LOC101117102 gene encoding zinc finger and SCAN domain-containing protein 4: protein MPLRQVIIHFTKQLSTGTPTRENAGTPSWTPQDTSLETGQRNEDKENGDNIYVKRGSITSPSNQIPSLIIVQEEKHPRLQEEGVSLENPRSSRRGAGPGPSRPQDGSLKGPSSQDVLMKVEPDQVTPETVSTRQSSEGTSARGEHQERSRRAPEVYRCERCPKTFRHSSRFRIHQKRHNNERTYICAECGKGFFQASDLHVHQRIHTGEKPFVCSTCGMAFTHKTNLRAHERTHTGEKPYECSLCQRRFRQSSTYHRHLRFHQKTTLKSAPH, encoded by the exons ATGCCCTTAAGACAAGTCATCATTCACTTCACCAAACAGTTATCAACAGGAACCCCAACAAGAGAGAATGCGGGGACACCCTCCTGGACTCCTCAAGATACGTCCCTGGAAACAGGACAAA GaaatgaagataaagaaaatggTGACAACATTTATGTGAAAAGAGGCAGTATTACTAGTCCAAGCAATCAAATACCTTCCCTAATCATTGTCCAAGAAGAGAAACATCCGAGGCTGCAAGAAGAaggtgtttctctggagaatccacGAAGCTCCAGAAGAGGAGCAGGTCCAGGCCCCTCCAGGCCCCAGGACGGATCCCTGAAAGGACCCTCCTCTCAAGATGTCCTCATGAAAGTGGAACCAGACCAGGTCACCCCTGAGACTGTTTCTACCCGCCAGAGCTCTGAGGGGACTTCTGCACGTGGGGAACACCAGGAAAGATCCCGTAGAGCCCCAGAagtatacagatgtgagagatgtcCCAAGACCTTCAGGCATTCCTCTCGGTTCAGAATTCACCAGAAAAGACACAACAATGAGAGAACATATATTTGTGCCGAGTGTGGCAAAGGCTTCTTCCAGGCATCCGACCTCCATGTGCATCAGAGGAttcacacaggagagaagccCTTTGTGTGCAGCACATGTGGAATGGCCTTCACCCACAAAACCAACCTTCGGGCTCATGAGAGAACCCACACGGGAGAGAAGCCCTATGAGTGTTCCCTCTGCCAGAGACGCTTCCGCCAGTCCTCCACCTACCACCGCCATCTTAGGTTTCACCAGAAAACGACCCTCAAAAGTGCTCCACACTAA